In the Pseudonocardia sediminis genome, CGGCGACACGTTCGAAGCATCGTTCGAGGGCCGGACGACGAGCGTGCGACTGCTCAACGTCGACACGCCGGAGACGAAGGACCCGAACGCCGACGTCGAGTGCCTCGGCCCGGAGGCGGCCGCCCGGCTCGCCCAGATGATCCCGGTCGGCAGCACCGTACGGCTCGCCTTCGACGACGAGCGGACGGACAAGTGGGACCGCACCCTGGCCGGCGTCTACGACGCCGACGACCGGCTCGTCAACGCCGAGATCGCCCGTGAGGGCCTCGGCCTCGCCGCGCTCGTCGGGGGCAACGACCGCTTCTACGACGACGTCGTGGAGGCCCAGAGCGAGGCCCGGGCGGCCGGCCGCGGGCTCTACGCCACGAGCGTCGCCTGCACAGTGCCCGCGCGGGTCGAAGCGGTGACGTCCGCGGTCACCCGGGCACCCACCACGGCCACGACCACCTCATCCGACCCGGCCGAGCTCGACCGGGCGGCGCAGCAGGTTCTCGGGCTCGGCGACGAGGCGGCTCGGCTCGGGTCCCTCTTCACCGGACCGCACTACGGACTCGTCTGGACCGCGCTGTTTCCCGACGACCACAGCCGCTTCACGACGGCCCTCGCGACCGCGCATCAGGATGCGGTCCAGCGCCATGACGGCCTCGCCGCACTCGCCGGCTGGGGACGGGAACAGGCACGGCTCGCCGCCGAGCAGGCCGAACGCGACCGGGTCGCCAGGGAGGAGCAGGCCCGCGCAGCCGAACAGGCGGCCCTCGAGTCGGAGCGGCAGGCCCGTGAGGCCGAGCAGCGGCGACGCGAGACCACGGCTCCGGCGCCGGCGGATCCGCCGATCGTCGAGCAGGCGGGCAGCGGAAGCGGCTGCGACCCCAACTACAGCCCGTGCGTGCCGCTGTCGTCGAAGGACCTGGACTGTGGCGACCTGCCCGGCGGCCCGTACACCGTCATCGGCTCCGACCCGCACCGTCTCGACAACAACGACCCGGACAACCTGGGTTGCGAGGCCAACGGCTGACATCCCGCGCTACGAGGGACGCCCGCCCGATCGTGACGCCCCACCGGGTTCGCACCCCTTCCGGCCATCCGCACCCACTGCAGGGGGCGCGGATCGACGGGACGGGTGCGGATGACGGGACGAAGGCCGTCGCGCGACCCGGGAGGGACGGGCAACGTGTCCGGACCGCGGGATCCGGTTCCCACGAGTCGGGACGGGGTGACCCGGATCCCGCGCGCGGACCTTCTGATCCGAGCCGGGGCGGGTTACCGTCGCGAGGTGATCGGATCGGCGCTGTTGACCACGCGGGGGCACATCGACCTCGCGCGTGTGGCGTCCGCACTCTGTCGCCCCTGACCCGATCCCCCGCGGCATCCCGCCGACGCCGGCCCGGACGCTCTCGCGTCCGAGGGGCCCGGCCCTCCCGGCGTCGTGGTCGACACGGCGCCGACGACCGGCCCGCGGGGACGGGTGGCTCGTTCCGGCACGATGCCCGGCCGACCGGGCACCCCCTCACGTTCGAAAGGACACCCTTGTGACCGCAACGGTCCCCACCACCTCGACCGGCTACACCGACGCCCAGCTCGACGAGGTGTTCGCGCCCGTCTTCGCCCGGATCGCCGAGGGCGCGGTGCAGCGCGAGAAGGACCGCTCACTGGCCCACGACGAGGTCACCGAGCTGCGCAAGGCCCGCTTCGGCGCGCTGCGGGTGCCGGTCGAGCTCGGAGGCTTCGGCGCGTCGGTCCGCCAGCAGTTCCGCCTGCTGGTCGACCTGGCCGCGGCCGAGTCGAACCTGCCCCAGGCGCTGCGGGTGCACTGGTGGTTCGTCGAGGAGCAGCTCCTGGCCGAGGCGGGCCCGGAGCGGGAGCGCTGGCTGCAGGCGGTCGCGAACGGCAAGCTCGTCGGCAACGCCATCTCCGAGCCGGGCGTCGGCGCGATCGACCGCTACCAGACCGCGGTGACCGGTGACGACGCGAACCTGCGGCTCGACGGCACGAAGTACTACAGCACCGGCAGCCTCTACGCCGACCACATCATCGTCGCCGCCGACCGCGACGGCGAGCGGATCCACGTGCTCGTCGACGGCGACGCCGAGGGCGTCACCCAGCACGACGACTGGGACGGCTTCGGGCAGCGCCTCACCGCCAGCGGCACCACCGAGTTCAGCGGGGTGGCCGTGGCCCCCGAGCGGGTCCTCGGCGCCGGATACGGAACCCCGGGGCGGACCTACGGGACCGCCTACCTGCAGCTCGTCCAGCTGGCGGTGCTCGCGGGTATCGCCCAGCGCGCGACCGACGACGTCTCGGCCTGGGTCCGCGAGCGCACCCGCACGTTCACCCACGCCCAGGCCGACCTGCCGCGACACGACCCGCTCGTGCAGCAGGTGATCGGCCGGCTCTCCTCGGCCGCCTACTCGGCGCGCACGATCGTTCTCGACATCGCCGAGCAGCTGCAGGGCGTGCTCGACGCCGGCGGCGGTGACGACGCGTCGCTGGACCAGGTCGAGTTCGACGTCGCGCGCGCCCAGGCCGCGGTGATCCCGTCCGTCCTCGACGCCACCACCCAGCTGTTCGAGGTGGGCGGCGCGTCGATCACGTCGGAGAAGCTGCGTCTCGACCGGCACTGGCGCAACGCCCGCACCATCTCGGTGCACAACCCGCTCATCTACAAGCTGCAGACGATCGGCGACCACGTCCTCAACGGCAGCGAGCTGCCCTACGCGTGGAGCGCAGGCAAGCGCTGAGCCCGTAGGTGAGATGACGTCCACGACGCTGCGCGCCGTGCCGGAGAGCCATGGGCGTCATCTCACCCGCGGTGTCCCATCAGCTCCAGGGCGAAGCCGACGTACTGCTCGGCGACCTGCTCCGCGCCGAGCGGGCCGTCGCGCCGCCACCACGTCGGCAGTGCCGTGCACATCGTGACGACGGCGCGGGCCGCCTCGTGCGGATGGTCGGAGCGGAACCGGCCGTCGCGCACCGCCTGGGTGACCTCGTGGTCGACCATCCGCTGCTGCACGGTCCGCAGCTCGGCGATCTTCTCCCGGTTCACGGTCTCGAAGCTGCGCATCTCGGTCGCGCCGACGAAGCCCAGCTCCTTGCGGTGCGTGTGGAACAGGGCGAGGTTCTCCACGAGCAGGCCGAACCGCTCGACCGGGTCGCGTCCCTCCGCACGCGCCGCCTCCGACCGCGCCAGGAGGTCGGCCATCGTGAGGTCGAGGAGCCGGACGAGCATCGCCTGCTTGCTCGGGTAGTAGTGGTAGATCCCCGGCACGGACAGGCCGGCGCGCGCGGCGATGCCGCGCACGGTCGCGCCGTGGTAGCCGGTGTGCAGGAACTCCGAGAGCGCGGCCGTCAGCACCGGGTCGAAGTCCAGCGGCCCGTACTCGCGCCAGTCCGAGCGGGCCGACGGGACCGAGCGGGCCGACGGGACCTCCGGGCCGGGGGCGGGGTCCGGTGTGGACACCACGGCCGGGATGCCGGCGGGGTCGGCCCCGACCGCGACGTCGTAGATCTGCGGGACGGTCAGATCGAGGGCCTCGGCGATACGGTCGAGACGGCTCACGCTCAGCCCGGTGTTGCCGTTCTCGATCTGGCTCAGCGTCGCCGGGCTGACGTGGAGCGTCGCCGCGAGCCCGCGCAGGCTCAGTCCCCTGGCCAGCCGGGCCGCCCGGATCCGGGAGCCGAGGCCGGTGTCCGCCGGATGGCCGCCGTCCGTCATCCCGACACCTCCCTCGACCGGACCATCATGTTCAGCTCAGCTAAACATCTCCCGCGGAAGTGCCCCGGCACAACCCATTGACGGCCATTTATGTGTCCTGCATCATCGCCTAAACACGACCCGAGCGAGCGATCGCACGCGTGTGCGCACGTGTTCAGACAAGGGAGACAACGATGTCCGAGACCCCCACGATGGCCGAGCTGCTGGGCGCCGACACCCCCTCGAACTGGGGCAAGTGGGGCCCGGACGACGAGGTCGGCTCCCTGAACTATCTCGACGCGGCCCAGGTGCTGCGCGGTGCGCAGCACATCAGGTCGGGTGAGGTGTTCCCGCTGCAGGCCGCGATGGGCCACCCGCACGGCGACCCGGTCTTCCCCGGCCGCGAGAGCATCAACCGCACCGTGGTCTGGGACGAGTCGTCCTGGGACGAGGGCAAGGAGGGCGCACCGGCGTTCCCCGGCGGCCTGCACTACGCCGACGACAAGGCCGAGATCTTCCTGCAGGGCTCGACGCAGTACGACGCGCTGGGCCACGTCTGGTACGACGACAAGATCTGGAACGGCTACGACGCCCGCACCACCGTCGACGTCCTGTCCAAGGCCTCCGTGCAGCCGATCGCCGAGCGCGGTGTCGTCGGGCGCGGCGTGCTGATCGACATGGCCCGTCACCGCGGGAAGCGGTGGCTGGACAAGGGCGAGACGTTCGACCACAACGACCTCGAGGCCGCCGCGAAGGCCCAGGGCGTCGAGCTCGGGCAGCGCGACATCCTGCTCATCCGCACCGGCTTCCTGACCTACTTCTACGAGACCCCGGCGGAGGAGTTCTACGCGAACTTCGTCGAGCCGGGCCTGACCTACTCCCGCGAGCTGGTCGAGTGGTTCCAGAACCGCGAGATCCCGAACCTGATCACGGACACGATCGCCAACGAGGTCACCGCGAACCCGGAGACCGGGGTCCTGCTGCCGCTGCACTGCGCCCTGATGCGCAACCTCGGCGTCGTGCTCACCGAGATCTGCATCCTGGACAAGCTCGCCGACGCCTGCGCCGCGGACAACCGCTGGGACTTCCTCTACACCGCTGCTCCGCTCAACGTCGTCGGCGGCTCGGGGGCGCCCGTCAACCCGGTCGTGATCCGGTGAGCACCGACGACGCACTCCCTTCCGTGGAGGAGACATGAGCACCGCGGGCACCGGGCTCTACGGCGAGCGCCCGTGGCTGGCGCGCTACCGCGAGGACTACCCGACCGACATCACGCCCGAGTTCGACTCGATGCTGGCGCTGTTCGAGGCCTCCCTCGCGCGCGCCCCGCAGACCGAGATCGTCAAGTACTTCGACGGCTCGATCACGCTCGCCCGCCTCGACGAGCTCTCCGACGCCTTCGCCGTCGCGCTGACCGAGCGCGGCTTCGCGAAGGGTGACCGGCTCGCGACGTACCTGCAGAACATCCCGCAGGCCCTGATCGCGGTGATCGGGACGTGGAAGGCCGGCGGCATCGTCGTCTCCATCAACCCGATGAGCCGCGAGCGGGAGCTGACCACGCTGCTCGGCGACTGCGGCGCGACCGCGATCCTGGCGCAGGACGACCTCTGGGAGATCGCGAAGTCGGTCGTGCCCGACACCGTGGTCCGGATCGCGTGGACGACCTCGCCGCTGGAGTACCAGACCCGGCACGACGAGCGGCTGTTCACGGGCGTTCAGGCGTTCACCCCGGAGGGCACCGAGGACCTGGCGACCGTCCTGGAGGCGGCCGCCGGGAAGGAGCCCGACCCGGTCGAGCTGGGCCCGGACGACGTCGCGTTCCTCGGCTACACCTCCGGCACCACCGGGCCGCCGAAGGGCGCGATGAACACCCACCGCAACGTGGTGTTCAACGCCCAGACCTACCGGGACTGGATCAAGCTCGACGAGAGCGACACCGTCCTCGGCGTCGCGCCGCTGTTCCACATCACCGGCGTCGTGGGGCACATCGCGATCGCGCTGCTGCTCCCGGCCCCGCTGGTGCTGGCCTACCGGTTCGACCCGGGCGTCATGCTCGACGCGATCCGCGAGCACCGTCCGACGTTCTCGATCGGCTCCATCACCGTGTTCATCGCGCTGATGAACATCGACGGCGTGCAGCGCGAGGACCTCGGCTCGTTCCGGCGGATCTACTCCGGCGGGGCACCGATCCCGCCGAGCACGGTGAAGGCGTTCTCCGACCAGTTCGGCATCTACATCCACAACTTCTACGGGCTGACCGAGACGAACTCGCCCTCGCACGGGGTGCCCTTCGAGGGTGACGCCCCGGTCGACGAGGCCTCCGGTGCGCTCTCGGTCGGCGTGCCGATCTTCTCCACCACGGTGGCGATCGTCCGCGACGACGGCACCCCCGCCGACGTCGGCGAGGTGGGCGAGATCGTCACCCGCGGCCCGCAGGTGGTGCCGGGCTACTGGAACAAGCCGGAGGAGACGCAGAACGCGCTGCGCGCGCCGGACGGCTCGGTCGCCCTGTTCACCGGCGACGTCGGCTACATGGACGACAAGGGCTGGTTCTACGTCGTCGACCGCAAGAAGGACCAGATCAACGCCGGCGGCTACAAGGTCTGGCCGCGCGAGGTGGAGGACGTGCTCTACGAGCACCCCGCCGTCCGCGAGGCCGCCGTGGTCGGCGTCCCCGACGAGTACCGCGGCGAGACCGTCAAGGCGTTCGTCTCGGTGCGTCCGGGGCAGGACGTCACGCCGGACGAGCTGATCGCGTTCTGCAAGGAGCGGATGTCGGCCTACAAGTACCCCCGTCAGGTCGAGCTGCTCGACGAGATCCCCAAGACCGTCACCGGCAAGCTGCTGCGCCGCGAGCTGCGCGGCCGGTAGCCCGGCGACCCGAAGACCGCGCCGGCCCCGGACATCGTCCGTGGCCGGCGCGTTCCATGACTCCCAGGAGGAACCCCGTGCGTGCCGCACCGCCCGTGTCCCCCGTCCCGACGGGCCCCGTCTCGTGAGCGCGCCGGAGGGGCTCGATCTGCCGAAGCTGCAGGCGTTCCTCGAGGAGCAGGTCCCGGGCACCGGTGAGCTGCGCGCCGAGCTGATCGCGGGTGGGCGGTCGAACCTGACCTACCGGCTCACCGCGCGGAGCGGAGCGGGAGCGGGCATCGGCACCGACGGGACGGCCGACTGGGTGCTGCGGCGCCCGCCGCTGGGCGGACTCACCCCGTCGGCGCACGACATGGAGCGCGAGTACCGCGTCGTGGACGCGTTGCAGGGCACGGACGTCCCGGTCGCGCCGACCGTCGTGCACACCGAGGACACCGACGTCATCGGCGCTCCGTTCGCGGTGGTCGGGCACGTCGCGGGGCAGGTCCTGCGCAGCCGCGGCGACCTCGATGCGCTCTCCGACGACGACGTGCACCGCTGCGCGAACGCGCTGGTGGACACGCTCGTCGCGCTGCACGCCGTCGATCCGGCGTCGGTCGGGCTGGAGTCGTTCGGCCGGCCGTCGGGATACCTGGAGCGGCAGGTGAAGCGCTGGTACGACCAGTGGGGCCGGGTCGCGACCCGGGAGCTGCCCGACGTCGACCGGCTGCACGGCAAGCTCGCCGACGCGTGCCCGGCCGACAGCGGCTCGGCGATCGTGCACGGCGACTTCCGCGTCGACAACGTGATCCTCGACCCCGGCGACGTCGGTGTGGTGCGGGCCGTCGTCGACTGGGAGATGGCGACGCTCGGCGACCCGCTGGCCGACATCGCGCTGCACGTCGTCTACTCCGACCCGGCGTTCGACCCGGTGCTCGGCGGGGAGGCGGCCTCGACGAGCCCGCGGATGCCCTCGCGCGAGCACCTGATCGAGCGCTACGCGGCGGGCTCGGGCCGCGACGTCGGCAACCTGTCGTTCGCGCTCGGGCTGGGCTACTTCAAGATCGCCGTGATCGCCGAGGGCATCCACGCCCGCTACGTCGCCGGGCACACCGTCGGCTCCGGGTTCGAGACGGTCGGCGAGGCCGTGCCGCTGCTGATCGCGGCCGGCCTGGACGCGCTGGCGGCGCAGGACTGACCGTCCCAGTCCCCGGGGCGTTCCCGATCGTGACGACCCGGGACCGGCGCCGCCGCACCGTCCCGTGACACCGGGCTGCCACACTCGGGCCGTCGACGGGAGGGTGGGCGGCGCGCCGCGGTGCCGGCCACGGGCGGACCAGGGGACACAGGGGGCGAAGCATGGACGTGAGCGCGGAACCGACGCACACCGCCGACACGCCGGTGGACACCGGGCCGCCGCCCGGGGCCGACGTGACCCTGCCGATCTCCGCCGTCGCCGACCGCACGGGGATCAGCCCGTCCACCCTGCGGGTGTGGCAGCGCCGGTACGGCCTCGGTGCCACCCGCACCTCCCCCGGCGGCCACCGCCGCTACGGCGCCGACGACGTGAGGCGCATCGAGGCGGCCCAGCGCCTGGTCGGCCAGGGGGTGTCGGCGGCCGACGCGGCCCGGGTCGTGCTGGCGGCCCAGGCCCCGGCCCCGCCGACCGACGGCGACGTCTATCCCGGCACCGCCACCCTGTGGACCGCCGACGACGAGCTCGTGCTGCCCCTGGCCGCGGACCCGGCCGCGCACCGGCTGGGCGCCGCCGCGATGAACCTGGACGGGCCGCTGGTCCGCACGCTGATGCAGCAGTACCTGGACCGGCACGGCGTGGTCGCCACCTGGGAGGCCGTCCTGCGGCCGGTCCTGGCCGCGATCGGGCGGCACTGGGCCGATCTGCCCCTCGGGATCGCGGTGGAACACATGGTCTCCCACATCGCGACGACCGTGCTCGCCGAGACGGCGTCGCGCGTGGACGCCCGCCAGGCACCCGCGGTGCTGCTGTCCTCCCATCCCGGGGAGGAGCACGTCCTGCCGCTCCTGGTCCTGGCCGCCGCCCTGGGCGAGCGTGGCGACGTCGCCGCCGTGCTGGACCCGCGCCTGTCGCCCGCCGAGGCCCCGCCCGGGGTCGACGTGGTGGTGGTGTTCGTCCTGCTCCCGCAGTTCGCCGAGACCGCCGCACTGGACGCGTTCGGGCCGTCCGCACTGATCGCCGCCGGACCGGGGTGGAACCGGGCCGAGCTCCCGGCCCGGGTGCACCACGTCGACGACGTGCAGGGTGCCCTCGACCTGATCGTGGACCTCACCCGCACGGTCGGCGCCTGAGCCCCCGGCACCGGGCACGACCGGCATCCGTCCACATTTTGTCCAACTCGTGTCCAGTTTCTCATTGCGCGGGGCCTCGATGCGCGAGAGCGTGGCCGCATCGTGCCGACCACCCATCGCAAACGATCGACCCACAGCCCGTCCGGTGACCGTGAGGGCCGGATGGGGCGTGCCTTCGTGGAGATCTCCGTCGCGGCCGTCGGGGACCCCGACGCGGCGGCCGTGTCCTCCACCCTGGTCGACGTCAGCCTCGACCTGCTCGCCACGGACGCGGCCGGCCTGACGCTCGGCGACTCGCGCCCGGAGCTGCGTCTGGCGGCGACGTCGAACCCCGACGCGGAGGCGCTCGGGCTCCTCGAGCTCGACGTCGGCGAGGGGCCCGGACTGGACTGCTACCGCACCGCCGAGCCGGTGGTGGTCGCCGACCTGCTCACCGACGACCGGTGGCCCCGCTTCACCGCCGCCGCGGCCGGCATCGCCACCGTCCGGTCGGTGCACGCGCTGCCGGTGCACCGACGCGGCCTCGTGCTCGGCGTGCTGGTCCTCCTCGACGGCACGCCGGGCCCGTTGTCCCGCCCCGATCTCGCGCTGGGGCAGGCGTTCGCCGACACCGCCGCCGTCGCGATCCTGCGCGACCGGGAGGTCCGCCGCGTGCAGGGCGTCGCGGCGCAGCTGCAAGGCGCCCTGGACGGCCGGGTCGCCGTGGAGCAGGCGAAGGGGTTCGTCGCCCAGCACCACGGGGTGGACGTGGACACCGCGTTCCGCCTGCTGCGCGAGCAGGCCAGGGCCCTGCGGCTGCAGCTGCCCGACATCGCCCGCCTCGTCGTCGCCGGCGAGGTCGTCCCCGGCGGTCCGGCGCCCTCGCCGGACGCCTGACCCCCGCTACGGAGACCGCGGCGTCTCAGCCGACCAGTGCGGTCGCCGGCGCGGCGGCGTCCTGGCCGTGGGAGTGGACCCAGGAGTAGCGGTCCAGGTAGTGCGCCAGACCCGCGTCACGCTCCGCGGCCTCGGGGGTCCCGGACGCGATGTGCAGCAGCGTCCCGGTGTCCCACGCACTGCGGGCGACGGCGCGGGTCCGGGCCCGGCGACGGCGTGGGTACTCGGCCAGCGCCTCGTCCGGCCCGAGCGTGGACAGCAGCCCGGCGAGCTCGGCGGCGTCCTCGATAGACTGGTTCGCGCCCTGGCCGTGGTGCGGCAGCATCGCGTGGCAGGCGTCGCCGATCAACGTCACGCGCCCGCGCGTCCAGGTGGTGAGCGGAGGCTGGGTCAGCAGCGGCCAGCGCGGGCTCTGCGGGACCGCGGCCAGCATCTCGCGCACGGCGGGGTGCCAGCCGGCGAACCCGTCGAGCAGCTCGTTCTCCGCCGCCTCGCGTGTGCCGCCCTCCCACTCCTGCGGGCCGCAGAGCACCGCGAAGAAGTTGACGGTCTCGTCGTTCTCGCCGAGGGCGTAGTGCAGCAGGTGCGCGTCGGCACCCATCCAGAACTGGATGGCCAGCGGGTCGGGCAGGCTCGGCAGTGCCTCGACCGGGACCAGGCCCCGGAACGCGCTGGTGCCGGAGTAGACCGGCCCGGACCCGGGCCCGGCGACGAAGTCGCGGACGATCGAGTGCACGCCGTCCGCACCGATGACGACGTCGGCGGAGACGGTGGTGCCGTCGGCGAGGGTGATCTCGGCGCCGTCGTCGTCGCTGTCCACCGAGGCGACGGCGCTGTCGAGGTGCAGGTGCTCCTCGCCGAACGCGGCCGCGAGGCCCTGCTGCAGGTTCACGCGGTGGATGCCCCAGTACGGCGCACCGAACCGGGCCCGGTAGGTCTCACCGCCCGGGTGGGCTGCGGCGCGCTCGCCGGTGACGCCGTCGCGGTAGATGAGCTCGGTCGGCTGGGTGGAGACCGCGTCCAGGCCCTCGCCGATCCCGAGCCGGTAGAGCTCGCGGGTGCCGTTGGCGGACAATGCGACGGCCGCGCCGACCTCACGCAACTCGTCGGCGCGCTCGTAGATCTCGACCCGCACACCGGCCTGGCGGAGCGCGATACCGAGGGTCAGACCTCCGATACCGCCACCGACGATCACAACCTGTGCAGACATGGTGGTCCTTTCGGTCGACGTGCCGTGCGCTGCGACGATGCCCCCTTCACCCGTCCGGCTCAGTGATTCGGCCGCGGCACGTGAGGGTGACATTTTGGCGTCGAGCGGAGATTTATCGTAACTCTTCCCGGGAGCCCGCGTTGTCGCAAGTACCGGCCCCGGTGCCCGGAGTCACCGCGCAGAGGCGCGCGGACGGTCCACCGGTCGGAGGAGGTGCACAGGTGAGCTCCACGTGATCTGGCGGAAGAGGATCGGGATCGCGGTCCTGGTCTCCGGCGTCCTGGCCGGCGCGGCGATCGGTGCGGGTCCCGCACTCGCCGCCCCCGCCGAGAACGACACCGCGGGACCGGACCTGCTGCGGGCCCCGGCCGTCGACGCCCCGCAGCTGCAGAACACCGGCATCTGGGAGGCGGACCCGATCGGGATCTGCATGACCAGCGCCTACCGCTCGGGTGAGTACGTCCACCAGGGCTGCAACTACGACGACCAGGGTGGCGGCAACCAGTACCGCTGGCCGAACGACACCCTGCTGCGCAACTACACCTATCCCGAGGACCCGGCCTACCGTCGCAACGCCGCGGACATCGTCGAGGTCCGCGTGAAGCCCGAGGACGACGCCACGGCGTTCCGGGTCACGATGAACACGATGACCGACCCCGAGCTGCTGGGCCTCACGCTCGCGCTCGGCGACTCGGACGCTCCCCGCGAGGCACCCCACGGCGCCAACACCGTGATGCCGGCCTCGCAGTTCGTCACCGTGCACGGCACCGAGGGCGACATCACCGACGCAGCCGACGGGCGGGCGCTCCCCGACCGCCCGCAGGTCAGCGTCGACGTCGAGCGCCGCCAGGTGGAGATCCGCGTCCCGCACACCGCCTGGGACCCGCAGGGCAACCAGCGCATCGCCGCGGCCGCGGGCCTCTGGGACCGCGACGCCGACAGCTACCTGGTGCCGCAGGCCACCGCCGACGAGACCCGTCCCGGTGGCGCGATCATCGGCGACCCGACCCCGTCGGCGTTCTTCGACACCGCGTTCCGCTTCCGGGAGCCCTTCGAGGCCCCGTACCGGGACAACGACCAGAAGAAGGCGATCGCCGACGGCGACGTCAGCCCGTTCTTCGCCGACGTCGACTTCGGCAAGCTCGCCGACGGCACCGACGACGAGTCCGGCGTCCCCACCACCGGCTACATGACGCGCCTGTTCGCCTCGCAGTTCGAGAAGGCACAGGGCCGGCGGCTGCCGAGCGACCCGGGCGGTCCGCCCCCGGGCACCGGCACCCAGCAGGGCGGCATCGCGACCGGGTCCGGCGAGGGCTCCGGCGACAAGCGTCCGAGCATCTCGTTCGGCTACCCCTGCCGCGACGACTGCGTCCCGGACCTGCCGGGCCGCCTGCAGCGCTACATGGTCTACGTCCCGGAGCAGGAGGCGCCGTCCGACGGCTACTCCTCGATGGTCTGGACCGGCGGCTACGCCCTGCGTCCCGGTGACGACGTCGCCGGCGACAAGGACCTGTACCGCAAGTTCGCCGACCGGCCGGGCAACCCCACGATGATCATCGACGTGGACTTCCGCGGCGCCGACAACTGGGGCTACGGCGAGGGCGGCGCGGTGGTGTTCGAGGCCATGGCCGACGCGCGCCGGCACTACGCGCTCGACACCGAGAAGACCACGATGGCCGGCTTCTCCTCGGGCGCCTACACCGCGAACAAGCTCTCGCTGCAGTTCCCGGACGTGTTCAACAAGTCCTTCATCTGCGACGGGCTGAACGTCGCCCCGTCGCTGCCGGCGGTCAACGGCGTCGCCGACACGCTGCCGGTGGACACGGTCAC is a window encoding:
- a CDS encoding thermonuclease family protein, giving the protein MIGVGKVIAALVAVGSVTAGVGIVSSAPSSEAVVQRIVDGDTFEASFEGRTTSVRLLNVDTPETKDPNADVECLGPEAAARLAQMIPVGSTVRLAFDDERTDKWDRTLAGVYDADDRLVNAEIAREGLGLAALVGGNDRFYDDVVEAQSEARAAGRGLYATSVACTVPARVEAVTSAVTRAPTTATTTSSDPAELDRAAQQVLGLGDEAARLGSLFTGPHYGLVWTALFPDDHSRFTTALATAHQDAVQRHDGLAALAGWGREQARLAAEQAERDRVAREEQARAAEQAALESERQAREAEQRRRETTAPAPADPPIVEQAGSGSGCDPNYSPCVPLSSKDLDCGDLPGGPYTVIGSDPHRLDNNDPDNLGCEANG
- a CDS encoding putative leader peptide, producing the protein MTGRRPSRDPGGTGNVSGPRDPVPTSRDGVTRIPRADLLIRAGAGYRREVIGSALLTTRGHIDLARVASALCRP
- a CDS encoding acyl-CoA dehydrogenase family protein: MTATVPTTSTGYTDAQLDEVFAPVFARIAEGAVQREKDRSLAHDEVTELRKARFGALRVPVELGGFGASVRQQFRLLVDLAAAESNLPQALRVHWWFVEEQLLAEAGPERERWLQAVANGKLVGNAISEPGVGAIDRYQTAVTGDDANLRLDGTKYYSTGSLYADHIIVAADRDGERIHVLVDGDAEGVTQHDDWDGFGQRLTASGTTEFSGVAVAPERVLGAGYGTPGRTYGTAYLQLVQLAVLAGIAQRATDDVSAWVRERTRTFTHAQADLPRHDPLVQQVIGRLSSAAYSARTIVLDIAEQLQGVLDAGGGDDASLDQVEFDVARAQAAVIPSVLDATTQLFEVGGASITSEKLRLDRHWRNARTISVHNPLIYKLQTIGDHVLNGSELPYAWSAGKR
- a CDS encoding TetR family transcriptional regulator, with protein sequence MTDGGHPADTGLGSRIRAARLARGLSLRGLAATLHVSPATLSQIENGNTGLSVSRLDRIAEALDLTVPQIYDVAVGADPAGIPAVVSTPDPAPGPEVPSARSVPSARSDWREYGPLDFDPVLTAALSEFLHTGYHGATVRGIAARAGLSVPGIYHYYPSKQAMLVRLLDLTMADLLARSEAARAEGRDPVERFGLLVENLALFHTHRKELGFVGATEMRSFETVNREKIAELRTVQQRMVDHEVTQAVRDGRFRSDHPHEAARAVVTMCTALPTWWRRDGPLGAEQVAEQYVGFALELMGHRG
- a CDS encoding cyclase family protein; the encoded protein is MSETPTMAELLGADTPSNWGKWGPDDEVGSLNYLDAAQVLRGAQHIRSGEVFPLQAAMGHPHGDPVFPGRESINRTVVWDESSWDEGKEGAPAFPGGLHYADDKAEIFLQGSTQYDALGHVWYDDKIWNGYDARTTVDVLSKASVQPIAERGVVGRGVLIDMARHRGKRWLDKGETFDHNDLEAAAKAQGVELGQRDILLIRTGFLTYFYETPAEEFYANFVEPGLTYSRELVEWFQNREIPNLITDTIANEVTANPETGVLLPLHCALMRNLGVVLTEICILDKLADACAADNRWDFLYTAAPLNVVGGSGAPVNPVVIR
- a CDS encoding AMP-binding protein, which codes for MSTAGTGLYGERPWLARYREDYPTDITPEFDSMLALFEASLARAPQTEIVKYFDGSITLARLDELSDAFAVALTERGFAKGDRLATYLQNIPQALIAVIGTWKAGGIVVSINPMSRERELTTLLGDCGATAILAQDDLWEIAKSVVPDTVVRIAWTTSPLEYQTRHDERLFTGVQAFTPEGTEDLATVLEAAAGKEPDPVELGPDDVAFLGYTSGTTGPPKGAMNTHRNVVFNAQTYRDWIKLDESDTVLGVAPLFHITGVVGHIAIALLLPAPLVLAYRFDPGVMLDAIREHRPTFSIGSITVFIALMNIDGVQREDLGSFRRIYSGGAPIPPSTVKAFSDQFGIYIHNFYGLTETNSPSHGVPFEGDAPVDEASGALSVGVPIFSTTVAIVRDDGTPADVGEVGEIVTRGPQVVPGYWNKPEETQNALRAPDGSVALFTGDVGYMDDKGWFYVVDRKKDQINAGGYKVWPREVEDVLYEHPAVREAAVVGVPDEYRGETVKAFVSVRPGQDVTPDELIAFCKERMSAYKYPRQVELLDEIPKTVTGKLLRRELRGR
- a CDS encoding phosphotransferase family protein, with the protein product MSAPEGLDLPKLQAFLEEQVPGTGELRAELIAGGRSNLTYRLTARSGAGAGIGTDGTADWVLRRPPLGGLTPSAHDMEREYRVVDALQGTDVPVAPTVVHTEDTDVIGAPFAVVGHVAGQVLRSRGDLDALSDDDVHRCANALVDTLVALHAVDPASVGLESFGRPSGYLERQVKRWYDQWGRVATRELPDVDRLHGKLADACPADSGSAIVHGDFRVDNVILDPGDVGVVRAVVDWEMATLGDPLADIALHVVYSDPAFDPVLGGEAASTSPRMPSREHLIERYAAGSGRDVGNLSFALGLGYFKIAVIAEGIHARYVAGHTVGSGFETVGEAVPLLIAAGLDALAAQD
- a CDS encoding MerR family transcriptional regulator, with the protein product MSAEPTHTADTPVDTGPPPGADVTLPISAVADRTGISPSTLRVWQRRYGLGATRTSPGGHRRYGADDVRRIEAAQRLVGQGVSAADAARVVLAAQAPAPPTDGDVYPGTATLWTADDELVLPLAADPAAHRLGAAAMNLDGPLVRTLMQQYLDRHGVVATWEAVLRPVLAAIGRHWADLPLGIAVEHMVSHIATTVLAETASRVDARQAPAVLLSSHPGEEHVLPLLVLAAALGERGDVAAVLDPRLSPAEAPPGVDVVVVFVLLPQFAETAALDAFGPSALIAAGPGWNRAELPARVHHVDDVQGALDLIVDLTRTVGA